In Miscanthus floridulus cultivar M001 chromosome 8, ASM1932011v1, whole genome shotgun sequence, the sequence CTAAAAAAAAAGTTACTCTCCGCTTGCGTCTCATCTAACGTGCTCAATTGCTTAAACAAATACTTCAGCTACACACTAGACGAGGGAGGAAAACAAAAGGAGAGAACTTGTTCTATTATATCTTTATTGAACAGCAAGAACAACAGCGCAAATGTATAATACATGACAAATATACTGTCTTACAAATTGGTGTAGGATATGTCCAGCCCTAAGCACGAAACCAACCAATACACAAGCCTAATGTATCTTCGGAAATCTGTTAGTCCATTTCCCTGCCTAGCAATCTAGCATTGCTTGTAGATAACATTTTCTTTAATCCCTGGCTTTAAACCCTTATTTCAATCTAATCTGAAATTACACCCCTTTTGGAAGTCCGGTGACTGAATCAATCAATGCTTGACTTTCGTCGGCAATAACCTTTGGACCAGCCCCAAGCCTGCTGCAGATGAAGTAGCTAACATCACCCTTGAATTTCTGATCCGGTACCTTCATCTCTGGAGGTGCTGGAAGAGCTTCCACATCTTCCATGGAATGCACTCCAGCATCACCTAGAATCGATTTATCACCAACCAAATAGCTGCAAGATCATGTTGATCAGATACATCCATAGAGCTCCTAAATACAGTCAGTGACAACAGATTTAAtcgtgaaaaaaaaatattaaacccaCCTGCTCAAATCCTTATCCTGTGGGGGGAAATAGTATAAGAGCTTCTGGAGGAGATGTGCTGCAGTTTTACGGTTTTGTGCAATTAGGACTGCGTTAGGCCCAGCATCGAAGGTGTAAGCAACCTAGCATTGAGCATTCTCAACCAGAGTTAGAGAGTTCTACTGCCCACGCTTATAAATGATCTCGCTATCACATCACAGTTACTGTGGTATTGCCGAATGGGTAAAATGCACAACAGAAACCACAATTAATCCAAAGTGTAAGCATTAATATCAAAGGGCCAGGATGGAAAAATCTGCTTTTCGGCTTACTGGCTTAGGTGCTTCCAATTTTAGATCACAACTTCATAGATATAACATCCAACAAAAGCTGTACCAACAGTAACAGTTCACCTTATGATTTTGAAGATGACCATCCAAAATATAAAAGGTGACAAACTAAAAGAAGAAATGCAATTTGTGGCTATTTATACAAACATCTTAAGGATATTACCAAGGTTCACTCTGAAGTTAATAATTTCATAAAGAGATGCAAGCCACATGTTTTGGCCAGTGCAGTTGATGGCTTGGTGTATCAGATCTTATTCGACGGTTTTGTCCTATTTGAGCAATATCCAACTAGGGTAGCACAACTGACGAACACGACTAATTATATGTCACAGTAATTTATAAGATAACAGATGTTCAAGAGCAATATAAATACCTGTGGGGTTCCTTCTGAGTGGTTCCATTTCTCCACAAGGTTAATTATCCTGCAGTTGATTGAGACCAGAAAAAAATTGCCCCAGATATCAGCATTAACATAAAACTGAAGCCAACACACTGCTAAAAGCATATACCGGTGTGATGTGTCATTCATATAGAAGATGGGAGGGCTCGTGTCTAAGCATACAGCATGAAACTGGTTGCTATCTGCACAAGTTAATTTGGCAAAGGATTCAAAGTCCCGATTCTTGATAGCCTCTTGCATTTTCAACACACGACTTGGCACTACTGTCTGAAACATATGGACAACCAGTGGAGTGCACGTTAATCACAGGAAAAGAAGTAATAATCAAAGCAACGTATCAAATTGCCAAAACACTTAGGATACCAAGATTCCAGAATCGAAAGTAAAGCATGATCTTTTTCAGAAATTTAGTCTCCAAATAGTTAAAGCTCAAAACAATTCATGTCCTCCAAAATGAAAATACAGTCACCTGGGCCCTGTACTGCAAGAGGGGACTTGTTTCAACACTATCACGCATCCCACTGGTGCTACTGGTTTCCTTCTGCTTTGAACTGACCTGATTCCACAAATGAACGTGTCAACAATTTATGATATCAGAAAGAGCACAATATGGGGGAAAGGCACAGGTATAATTGTATAAAACATTGAGTCCATATGTGAATCAGAATCGCTGAAGCCACAAGATGACGCGTACAACAAGTGGCAGGAGGTCATGCGGGACATAGCTCACATACCACTGCAATAATAATTACGAGATCGTTCCAATGTGTTTCATCAGCAAGCTGCACGGCAATACTGTCACTTCCATCATCTTTCTGCAAGCAAACAAACAGGCCCCCACTCAGTCATTATTGAATAGACCAGACATGCATTTAACCAGGGCTGTTTCTTTGTCATAACGATTACTCACTTCTCCCATACACCATTTCACAAAACCACCATATATACTGCGGCATGCACTCCCAGATCCTTGCCTGAATGAAGTTGAGAAAATATAAGGATGGATTTGCAAGACTCACGAGTTATTAGCGCACAGATTGGCAAACTGAGTACAGTCCTGGCAGTATCTcaagaataaaaacaaaatgcttTTATCAATAGCATGAACAGACCTTGCTATTGAAGAAAGTTCTCCATAATCTTCTTTCACATTCATCAGCTTTCCAAGGGTGAAAACTGCAGCAACATTAAATAACATATGTTTATGTGGTGATACATGATCTGAAAAAGACATGTAGAAATCTTTATAGGGAACTACGAAATTGTGAAACATTATTGGTCATGAATAGAACTACTGAATTTCCAAGGAACTGTTGTTTTCTACCAGAGAAGTGTGCTGAGTAGCTTTTAGAGTAATGGGGAAAGATACCAGAGACCAAAATTTAGTAATATTCAAATAGTACTATTTTTCCATGTTTTCAGTGAAAATAGAGAGGGAGAAAACTTACATTCATAATCTCTACCTGTTCCTAAATATATTTTTTTCATGTTTTAATGTTGGTCACAGGAGAACAAGATGAAAAAAGAAACTAGAAAAAATACTCCATCTGTTCCTAATAAGTTGTTTTGATGCATCTGCAGTAACAACTTCCAACTTGGGCTCCAAATTGATAAAAAATAATCAGATTGGCCACATGACAGCAACACTAGTAAAATTGCTGCAAATAGTTTTCCAGATGGTAGTTTTTGCTAATACAACTGACCAACAAACGGTCATTCATTGTAGGAATAGCCAGAAGTCAAGACAACTCTTTGTATTTGACAACCGAGGGAGACAATCAGATTATGATGATAGCAGAAGAGACTTTACCGAAACAAGCAAGTCCAGCAGCCGAAGAGGCCAAACCAGCAGCCGTGGGGAAGTTGTTGTACGAGGCTATGTGGACATGCAACTTCCCCCAGTCCTCTTTCTTGATCTTGATGCCCTTCTCCTCATCCTCGAAGTCACGAGCACGCTTTCTGATCTCTCTGAGGCAGCTCTGAAACCTTCCTCCTAACAGCGAGATCTCCTGCTCAATTATCCAAACCAAAAGCCAACGTAAGCCGGAGGGCCGTCTTTTCAAGTTTATACTATCTTTCGTCAAATCCAAGTCTTATATACTAGAATTCTTTATCTGCCACTTAGTCAGCGTCCAGAGTGACACATAAAAAACTAAAGgtacatagttttttttttctttttcttatgacCAGACCACTGAGCAGACGAAGCGGCGGCAGACAGTGGCGGATCCAGTGGGTGGTCTGGGTGGTCCACCGACCACACTGTGGCCCGCCCGTCAGTCAAACATAatagaaaaaatgaaaaaaaaaacaagccgtcCTGTTCATAATACGTGAGTGCGGCGTCCGTTCGACGTTCGTAGTACGTGAGTGCGGCGTAAATGCGCGCTCGTGCTCGATGGGCCGGCCCAGCTCGCAGGGGGAGTTGGATCGGCAGACGTCGAACTGTCCAGGGAGGCCGGGACTCGGGAGGGAGTCGGATCGCCAGACTCCGCTCGCGGCCGCGGAGCGTTCTCGCCGCGAGCCTGTCGCGGACGCCGCCATCGCCCTTCGACCTTCGCGGATCGGCATTGCGGCACTAGGTAGCCGATCGGCGATCAGGTGACAGGTGATCCTCGTTCCTCCCCGTCCATCTCCAGTTCTCTAGTCTCCACCCTTCCTCAGTTCCAGGCGTCCGTTCATTAGTTTTGCTAATTGGTGagtttttttaaaattttcagaACTCTTGAATAGTTGAATTATGAAGAGAAACGGAGACATTCGATCGCTTTTTCAGAATGCAGCAAAGAAGGCGGCTGCTGTTGCTTTGAACCCTGACCCACCTCCGGCTCCGGATCAAAGTATTGTGGAAGAGCACAATCAAGAAGAAGATagagtacaagttgaagaaattgCAGATCCTTTGCCCTCGCCCCCGCTAGCATCACCGCCACCCCCCGCATCAAAGCCACCGGTGTATGACATCAATCGCCTTCCATATGATCCAGGTGAAAGGCTACCCATTGAAAATTATCAtgttaatgatcaagatgcaatcCGTAGAGCATATATTACTAAAGGTGCTTGCAAACCTTATATACATGATTTTCCATACCGAAACATTGGAGGTGTACCTCGTCGATTCAGTATACAATGGTTGTATAATTATGAGTGGCTTGAATATAGTGTCAAGAAGGATTCTGCATTTTgcttcatatgctacttgttcaaGAAGGGCAGTGGGTCAAATACTTTTGTGGTTGATGGATGGAATAATTGGAATATAGGAAACACAACACTTCTTAAACATTGTGGTTCTAGGGCACATAAAGCAGCTCAAGAGAGGTACATTGGTTTTATTAATCCCAAGGTTGCGATTGattatcacattgacaagtggagTGAGGAGAAGCTTCGTCTTTACAAGAAAAGATTGACATATTCACTTAGatgtatcaagtttcttttgcatcaaggattggcattccgtggacatgatgaaagtgaagagtctagcaatagaggcaacttcattgaacttttgaAGTTTCTTGTAGGAAATAGTGAAGAAGTGAACAAGTATGTCTTGAACAATGCACCAGGTAATTGCACTTTGACTAGCCCAAACATACAAAAGGAAATTATTCATTGTTGTGCcatagaaactagaaagaaaataattggggaacttggtgatgagccctatgcaattctagctgatgagtctagtgatatatcacataaagaacaactagctctttgcttgcgttatgttgataaacttggaaggccatgtgagcacttcattggagttgttcatgtagatgatactacctcTTTGTCACTTAAGAAAGCAATTGAAGATTTACTTATTATTAATGGATTGAGTCTGCAGCAGATTAGAGGCCAAGGTTATGATGGGGCTAGCAATATGAAAGGAGAAATTAATGGGCTCAAaactttaatcatgcaagaatcaccttctgcttattatattcattgctttgcacatcaactccaactagtTCTTGTTGCTATTGCTAAGGGAAATACTGACTGCAAGACTTTTTTTGATCAAGTATCTATCTTGTTGAACATTGTTGGGGTTTCTTGCAAGCGTCACGATATGCTTCGAAATGCAATGCTTGAGAATGTTAAGAAAGCAATAGAGTGTGGTGAGCTTGAAACAGGGAGGGGATTAAATCAAGAGATGGGTTTGCCTAGGCCTGATGACACTCGGTGGAGCTCTCATTACAAAACTATATGTAGCATCATCACTATATATTCCTCCATCCATGATGTgctcattgaacttggtgctgATATTGCATATAAGGAAGATTGGACAAAGATACATTTTGTGCTTGGAGCATTTGAAacctttgagtttgttttctttgtgCACTTAATGTATGTTATTCTTGGATACACAAATGAGTCATCCGAGTGCTTGCAGAGAAGGGAtcaagatattcttaatgcaatctcacttgttaatgtggcaaagaGCAGAATGCAGGAGTTGAGGTCTGATGGTTGGGATAATTTTCTTCAGAaggtcacttctttttgtattaaacatggtgttgaagttcCTGCTATGGATGGTGCTTATGTGCCTTATGGAAAATCAGCGCGGTATGCCCGTGCCcgaaaccaaacaaatgatgaCCATTTCAGAAGAGAAGTATACATTGGTGTCATCGATCAAATTAGTCAAGAGCTTGATAATCGGTTTGATGAGATCAATATGGAGCTACTCTCTTGTATGGCAGCCTTCAGTCCTTCCAACTCCTTTGCTTCTTTTGATGCACGGAAGGTACGTAGATTGGCTGAATTTTATCCTAAGGACTTCTCCAACAATGATTTGTTAAAACTTGAATTGCAACttgataattatattgatgacatgcgacaagatgctagcttccaaggtctagacaacattgttgatctctcagttaagcttgttgaaacaaagaggcACAAAGTGTATGATATGGTGTACTTGCTTCTCAAATTGATATTGCTTTTACCGGTGGCAACTACGAGTGTTAAAAGGGTATTTTCTGCATTGGTTATAGTGAAAACAAAGACAAGGAATAGGATAGGTGATACTGTTTtggatgattgtctagtcacATTTATTGAGCGGGATATCTTCTTCcaagttgatgaagatgatataattgAGACATTCATGTCACTGAGAAAGCGGCGGATAAACAAGTAATATTGTAAGTCTCTCCTGTTGCTATATTTTAAAGTATTTGTATTTCATTTGAACAATTTATATCAAGATTTGGCGTCGTTCGTAGCTTAATATTTGAATTTAAATCTTATTATGTTATTTAATGTAACCGGTtttaatgaattataatatggttTTACCGAATTGTAAATGGTTTACCGAATTGTATTAGAAATTTTTTTTCAGTGCATACCTAGAGGTaaaatcctgggtccgccactggcGGCAGAGACAAATTGGCGAGCAGAGGAGGGGCGGTGGCAGTGACACACCTTGCCGTTGAGCCACATGCGGTCGGAGGGGAATGAGGGGCTGACGgcgacggtggtggtggcggagaggTGGTCGGGGTCGAGCGTGACGCTGATGCTGTCGTTGACGGGGAGGATGAGCGCCTCGTCCCGCTTTCCCCAGTACTTGATCACCGCAATGTTGGTCGGCGTCCGCCCCGTTGCCATGAGCACCCACTGCCCCTCCGTCGCCGCCATTGGATCCCTCGCTTCGCTCTGCTCTACACCCGATAtttttttttggccaaaaaaagtGAAGTTAGCAGGCATAATACATGCGTACGCTTACTGATCAGATCAGATCTGAATACAGAATAGCTTAAATTGGATTCGGGTGCTCAGTTGTGCTGGGGGCGGGCATACCTGGTGCGGTGGGTGCTCGTCGCTGGCAAAGGTTCCGACGAAGACCTGGCAGCAGGGAGTAGAGTGGCGGCGACGACTGAGTCGAGCTCTCGGTCTCGGGCAGGCGGAGAAGACGAGGCGAACGGGAGAGGGAAGAAAAAGGCAGCAAACGTAAACGCAGGAGAGCAATTCCTCCGTGGCTATTGGGCcgatgtctctctctctctctctttcctttgCTGCGTGCACGTGCATGACTACGCTGGTTATGGGTCTCATGTTAAAATGGGCCTTTAAAGCCCGTGATGGGCACGGGATCAGACAGCAGCATGGGCTCCTGTCCTGCAGTCGTCCGGCCTTCCCGAGGCCCAGAACTGGAGGTGCAGTTCTTGTTCGCGGTCTCTTCAACTTGTGTCTGGTCTTGCTGCTCGAAGACGAAAGCTTCAGATGAAATCGCTATGAAAGCTTCAGATCAGCAATCGCTATGCCGAGTCCGAGCGTGAGTACTGCGGACGGCCTTCTTTACAGGATTATTACAAGCCAGGTACTTAAATATAAAAACTTGTTTTTTTTATTGCTGATAAGACTTTGATTAGGATACGAATTCATCCCCTTACGGAAGATCCACATATTACAGGGCACCGGCGCCTGTTAGGTTGATCACAACGATCGAGTCGGGTCTTGATCCCGCGCCCTTATAGCCCAACCGAATCAATGGTTGGTAGACCCTCGTCGTGCAGCATCATAAAAAGAAGATGAGGGCCGGGGCACTAAGTACGAGGTTCACTGCCGCTGCCACAATCCTC encodes:
- the LOC136478483 gene encoding diphosphomevalonate decarboxylase MVD2, peroxisomal-like; translation: MAATEGQWVLMATGRTPTNIAVIKYWGKRDEALILPVNDSISVTLDPDHLSATTTVAVSPSFPSDRMWLNGKEISLLGGRFQSCLREIRKRARDFEDEEKGIKIKKEDWGKLHVHIASYNNFPTAAGLASSAAGLACFVFTLGKLMNVKEDYGELSSIARQGSGSACRSIYGGFVKWCMGEKDDGSDSIAVQLADETHWNDLVIIIAVVSSKQKETSSTSGMRDSVETSPLLQYRAQTVVPSRVLKMQEAIKNRDFESFAKLTCADSNQFHAVCLDTSPPIFYMNDTSHRIINLVEKWNHSEGTPQVAYTFDAGPNAVLIAQNRKTAAHLLQKLLYYFPPQDKDLSSYLVGDKSILGDAGVHSMEDVEALPAPPEMKVPDQKFKGDVSYFICSRLGAGPKVIADESQALIDSVTGLPKGV
- the LOC136478482 gene encoding uncharacterized protein isoform X1, with the protein product MKRNGDIRSLFQNAAKKAAAVALNPDPPPAPDQSIVEEHNQEEDRVQVEEIADPLPSPPLASPPPPASKPPVYDINRLPYDPGERLPIENYHVNDQDAIRRAYITKGACKPYIHDFPYRNIGGVPRRFSIQWLYNYEWLEYSVKKDSAFCFICYLFKKGSGSNTFVVDGWNNWNIGNTTLLKHCGSRAHKAAQERYIGFINPKVAIDYHIDKWSEEKLRLYKKRLTYSLRCIKFLLHQGLAFRGHDESEESSNRGNFIELLKFLVGNSEEVNKYVLNNAPGNCTLTSPNIQKEIIHCCAIETRKKIIGELGDEPYAILADESSDISHKEQLALCLRYVDKLGRPCEHFIGVVHVDDTTSLSLKKAIEDLLIINGLSLQQIRGQGYDGASNMKGEINGLKTLIMQESPSAYYIHCFAHQLQLVLVAIAKGNTDCKTFFDQVSILLNIVGVSCKRHDMLRNAMLENVKKAIECGELETGRGLNQEMGLPRPDDTRWSSHYKTICSIITIYSSIHDVLIELGADIAYKEDWTKIHFVLGAFETFEFVFFVHLMYVILGYTNESSECLQRRDQDILNAISLVNVAKSRMQELRSDGWDNFLQKVTSFCIKHGVEVPAMDGAYVPYGKSARYARARNQTNDDHFRREVYIGVIDQISQELDNRFDEINMELLSCMAAFSPSNSFASFDARKVRRLAEFYPKDFSNNDLLKLELQLDNYIDDMRQDASFQGLDNIVDLSVKLVETKRHKVYDMVYLLLKLILLLPVATTSVKRVFSALVIVKTKTRNRIGDTVLDDCLVTFIERDIFFQVDEDDIIETFMSLRKRRINKRKLQMKSL
- the LOC136478482 gene encoding uncharacterized protein isoform X2, giving the protein MKRNGDIRSLFQNAAKKAAAVALNPDPPPAPDQSIVEEHNQEEDRVQVEEIADPLPSPPLASPPPPASKPPVYDINRLPYDPGERLPIENYHVNDQDAIRRAYITKGACKPYIHDFPYRNIGGVPRRFSIQWLYNYEWLEYSVKKDSAFCFICYLFKKGSGSNTFVVDGWNNWNIGNTTLLKHCGSRAHKAAQERYIGFINPKVAIDYHIDKWSEEKLRLYKKRLTYSLRCIKFLLHQGLAFRGHDESEESSNRGNFIELLKFLVGNSEEVNKYVLNNAPGNCTLTSPNIQKEIIHCCAIETRKKIIGELGDEPYAILADESSDISHKEQLALCLRYVDKLGRPCEHFIGVVHVDDTTSLSLKKAIEDLLIINGLSLQQIRGQGYDGASNMKGEINGLKTLIMQESPSAYYIHCFAHQLQLVLVAIAKGNTDCKTFFDQVSILLNIVGVSCKRHDMLRNAMLENVKKAIECGELETGRGLNQEMGLPRPDDTRWSSHYKTICSIITIYSSIHDVLIELGADIAYKEDWTKIHFVLGAFETFEFVFFVHLMYVILGYTNESSECLQRRDQDILNAISLVNVAKSRMQELRSDGWDNFLQKVTSFCIKHGVEVPAMDGAYVPYGKSARYARARNQTNDDHFRREVYIGVIDQISQELDNRFDEINMELLSCMAAFSPSNSFASFDARKVRRLAEFYPKDFSNNDLLKLELQLDNYIDDMRQDASFQGLDNIVDLSVKLVETKRHKVYDMVYLLLKLILLLPVATTSVKRVFSALVIVKTKTRNRIGDTVLDDCLVTFIERDIFFQVDEDDIIETFMSLRKRRINK